ACGACGGTGTGTTCGGCCGCGAGCCGGCCGACGACAGTGACAAATGCCGCGGCCACCGCCCGCGGGTCGATGTCGTCGGCATCGACCGGATGGCGCAGCAGCGCTCCACCCAGGGCGCGCTGCTGCGGTATCGGCAGATCCGACCAGACGGAGTCGTCAACGTCGCTCAGCAGGTCCGCGAGTGCGGTGTAGGCCAGCACCGACTCGGCGGCCGCGGCTCGGCAGCTCAGCGTCCGAAATCCCCGCGCGAGGGCGCGCTGTACCGCGTCCACCCACACTGTCGTCTTGCCGATGCCCGGTTCACCTTCGATGACGAGGGCGCACGACTGGTGCGGGACCGAGTCGAGGAAGTCGGTCACGGCCTGTTCTTCGGCCCTCCGCCCGATGAACGTTTCCGCCATGGCGATTCCCCCGGACCGGCGTCACACAATCACACCGGCACGGGCTGAACCCTGCCGAATCGTCATCACGGGCATGATTCTGCCTCAGAAACGCACGGCGATGGCCAACTCCCGGGAGATCGATCGCATCAGCGCGGCCGTTGCTCAGCAAGGTGGCAACGGGCGCTGTCACCCCGTCAAAGCCACTGTGACGCAGGTCCCACCGAAATAGGCTGGGCGCATATGCGAACCGCTTTCCACTCGCAGCTGGAGTCGCTGACCGTTGCAGTCGCCGACATGTGCGCACTGGCCGGCGCTGCCATGCAGCGCGCGACCCAAGCGCTGCTGCACGCCGACGTGATGCTGACAGAAGCTGTCCTGGCCGACCACAGCAAGATCATGATCAACGGGCTGCGCGCCCAGCAAGAGGCGTTGGCCGTGCTGGCCCTCCAAGCGCCGGTGGCTGGTGACCTTCGAGTCGTTGTCGCCGCGCTGAAGAACATCACCGACGTGCAGCGCATGGCCGCGCTGGCGCTACACGTCGCCAAGGTCGTTCGTCGCCGCTACCCGTCGCCGGCCCTACCCGAGGAGGCGAACAGGTACTTCACCGAAATGGGCCGCATCGCCGTCGATCTGAGCAACAACGCCAGGCACGCGGTGCAAGCCGGTGACCCGGTCGCGGCGGCTCGGTTGAGCCGCGACGACGACGCCATGGACGACTTGCACCGTCAACTCTTCACCTTGCTGATGGACCGACGGTGGGACCACGGTATCGCCCCGATCGTCGATGTCACTCTGCTCGGCCGTTACTACGAACGCTTCGCCGACCATGCCGTCGAGATCGGACGCCGCGTCATCTTCCAGGCCCGAGGGGAGCCGATGTCCGCTTCCGGCGTCGTCGCAAGGATTGTGCGATTCCTGCGTGTGGGCTATCCCCAGGGCGTTCCGGCGACCGACACGTTTCCCTTGCTGGCCCTTCTGCGCCGGCGCCTCACCGACGAGGAAGTCATGCAAATCGGCGAGGAGCTCGTTCGGCACGGCGATCTACCCGCCGACGCGACGACCATTCAGGTCATGGTCACCAAGATCACCGACCAACTGCCCTCACATGACGAAGTCGAACGCGTCAGGCGACACCTCGAGAATCGCGGATGGCCGGCCAGTGATGACTTTCAGGCCTCGAACGGTTAGCCCGTCAGCCCTAATACGCCCCGGCGATTTCGTCCGTGTGACGAACTCGGGTCGAATCTGTTGCGCCTGTGCGGATTTGTGCCGCGCACTCGGGCGCGTCCCCCTCTGAAGTTCGTCACGATGGCCGGTCTGTTCCGGTGGCACTTTTCGTCATCGTGCCCGATAGTCGTATGAATCAATGACGACCAGTGTCAACAGCTCGGAGCAGCAATGCCGCACACGACAACGCCTCATTCACCGGAACTGAGCAAAGGTCCCGAGCGACCTCGCTGACCGGCTGGATTCGCCCGAGATGGCCGAGATCTTCCAATTCCATCGCGAAATCATCGTCAGCGGTGACGACGCGCTGTCCAAGACGATCGCCGAGGAGCTCAGGGGAGCGGGTGCGCGAATCATCAGGATCAACACCGCGGCCGACCTGCTGGGTGCCGGGGTGCATCGGGCGCGGGCAGTGGTCTGCGCCGGCCCAAATGATGCAGTGAATCTCGAGATCGCTTTGCTGGCAAGGGAATACAGCCCGAACGTCCGCGTGGTAGCTCGTCTGGCCAACGACGTGCTCCGCGAAGCGGTGACCGCCGTGAATGGCCCTGGCGCAATCCTCGACGTCGCGGATCTCGCGACACCGTCGATCGTCGAGGCGGTCCTGTCGCGCAACGCGCACCAGTTCGGCACGGCCGGAATCGAGTTCGTCGTTTGGGGGTCGGAAGCGCCTTACGACGGGACGCTGCGCGAGATCTACGCCGACCTGGCGCCCGTGGCGGTGGTCCACGGCAAGAACTCGCCGGCCCCCGGCGAAGTAGTGCCATGCCCCGGCCGGGACCTGCGGGTCTACACCGGGGACTGGACGTCGATGATCGGCGCCAAGGACGAGTTGGAAGCGCGGGGGATCATCCTGCCCCCGGCGACGGCGACGCGTTCCCGGCACTCCCGGATGCGGCGCGTGGTCGATGCCGCGCGGGCCATGCGCGACGACGTCAACCCGATGCTCTTCCCCTCGCTGGCGTTCGCGCTGCTCCTGACGCTCGGCGCGACGGCCGTGGTGCGGTTTGGCTACCAGCACCCGAGGATGTCGTGGATCGACGCGCTGTACTTCGCCTCCGAAACGGTCACCACGGTCGGCTACGGCGACTTCAGCTTCGCGCAGCAATCCACGTTTCTTCGCCTGTTCGCCGTCGCCGTGATGTTCGGCGGCGTCATCATTACGGCGCTGCCCGTCGCGTTCCTCGCGGACCTGTTGCTGTCGCGCCGGTTCGTCCAGACGGCCGGGCTGCGGCGGGCTCGCCACATGCGCGACCACGTCGTCGTCGTCGGGCTCGGTTCCGTCGGCATCCGCGTGGTGAGCGATCTCGTGGCCGCCGGCTACGACGTCCTGGTGATCGAGCAGGACGAGAACAACCGCTTCCTGCCGACCGCGGCGGAGCTCGACGTGCCGGTGATCTTCGGTGACTCGACGATGCGGCAGACGCTGGAGTCCGCCCGGGTCGATCGGGCCCGCGGGGTGGCGGTGGTGACCCATGACGACATGGAAAACATCGAAACCGGCATCGTTTTGTCGGAGATCTTGGGCTCGGACACCAAGGTGCCGATCGTCATGCGCGTGCAGGGTCGTGCGCTGGGCGCCGCGGTGAACGCGCGCTTCGGCTTCGAGAACGTGCGGTCGATCGTGGACCTGGCGGCACCCTGGTTCATCGGCGCGGCGATGGGCTTGCAGGTGTTGGGGACGTTCTGGGTGGGGCAGCGCTCCTTCATGGTCGGCGGAATGGTGGTGGCGGCGGGCAGCGAACTCGATGGGCTGCGGATGGTGGAGCTGTCCACCCAGACGCGCGTCATCGCCATCACCCGTCCGGAGGGGCCGATACGCCTGCGCCCTCGCCGCGACGCCCGGCTGGAAGCCGGTGACACCGTCTACCTGATCGGTCCCTACCGGGAGCTGATCGCGACGCTGCGCAAGGGCCAGCCGCCCGCGATGACGACGATCGGCGGTGAGCGCGCGGCGACCTTGGCGGCGGCCCGTTCGCAGCACGGGCGGGTGGCACGCCCGCCGCGATGGGCGCAGGACGCCGAGGTCTGACGCGGGTCCGAGTCGCAAGCAACATGCCGATGGCCTGAGCCCCACGGCCTTCGCGACGGCGGTTGCCCGGCTATCGCCATACCACCTGCCTGGTGGGGGCGGACCGGCTGACCGCCTGCATCGCCCCAATCCTCAACCGCGGGTTAGTCCTTCAACCATCGGGCTCGTGGACCTTTTGTGGGGCCGAACCGCGCGCCCAGCGGCATAAGATCTGCCGCATCAGCTGGAGGCGCGGAAGCACGCCGGGAGCGGTTCTATGCGCCGCCGTCCTGGCTCGCGCGCCCGCGGCGGGAGCCGATCCCGGTTCCCCGTGCTACAACCAGGCAAGCAAGCCATCGATATTTAGGTGTATCAGCACCACGTGCAGTTCCCCTCCCGGCACCGATTGGCAAGCGTACTGGGAGAAAGAGCTCGGCAACGTCACCAAGAGCGGCCTCATGCCGATGGTGGACTCGCCGCCGGACTTCATCGCCGGCTGCCAGGACGAGGGCCGTGCCCTGACGGGTTCGCCCTGGGTGCCCGACTCAGACGTCGTAGTACATTGCGAATTCGTATGGGGTGGGCCGGAGGTTGAAGGGCGCGATCTCGTAGTCCCGCTTGTAATTGATCCAGGTGGCGATCAGGTCGGGGGTGAAAACGCCTCCCTCGGTGAGGTATTCGTGATCCTCTTCGAGGCGGTCGATCACCGCGGACAGCTGCGTGGGCGCCTGGGGGATGTCGGCTGCCTCCTCGGGCGGTAACTCGTATAGGTCCTTGTCGATGGGCGGGGGCGGCTCGATCTTGTGCTTGATGCCGTCCAGGCCGGCCATCAGCATGGCCGCGAACGACAGGTAGGGGTTGCCCGACGAGTCGGGACAACGGAATTCGAGCCGCTTGGCCTTCGGGTTGCGGCCGGTGATCGGGATGCGCACGCAGGCCGAGCGGTTGCGCTGGCTGTAGACGAGGTTGATCGGAGCCTCATAGCCCGGGACCAAACGTTTGTAGGAGTTCACGGTCGGATTGGTGAAGGCCAGCAACGAGGGGGCGTGGTAGAGCAGACCGCCGATGTAGTGGCGGGCGATGTCCGACAGGCCGGCGTAACCCGTCTCGTCATACATCAGTGGGACGCCGTCCTTCCACAGCGACTGGTGGCAGTGCATGCCCGAACCATTGTCGCCGAACAGCGGCTTGGGCATGAACGTGACCGTTTTGCCTGCCCGCCAAGCTGTTTGCTTGACGATGTACTTGTACATCTGAAGATCGTCGGCGGCGTGCAACAGGGTATTGAACTTGTAGTTGATCTCGGCCTGGCCGCCGCTGCCCACTTCGTGGTGGCCCTTCTCCAGGGAGAATCCGGCGTTGGTCAGGTGGGTGAGGATCTCGTCGCGCAGGTCGACGTAGTGGTCGGTGGGGGCGACGGGGAAATATCCGCCCTTGGGACGGACCTTGTAGCCGAGGTTGGGGCTGCCGTCGGGTTCGGTCGCCTCGCCGGTGTTCCACCACCCGGATGTGGCGTCGACCTTGTAGAAGGAACCGTTGATGGTGGAGTCGAAGCTCACCGAGTCGAAGATGTAGAACTCGGCCTCGGGCCCGAAGTAGGCGGTGTCCGCCATGCCGGAGCTGATGAGATAGTTCTCCGCCTTGCGGGCGACGTTGCGCGGGTCGCGCGAGTACAGCTCGAGGGTGAACGGGTCGTGCACGAAGAAGTTCACGTTCAGCGTCTTGGCGGCGCGGAACGGGTCGATGGTCGCGGTCTCCGCGTCGGGGAGGAGCAGCATGTCGGACTCGTGGATCGACTGAAACCCGCGAATCGAGGAGCCGTCGAACGCCAGGCCCTCTTCGAACACGTCCTCGTCGAAGACGTAGATCGGAATCGTGAAGTGCTGCATGGTGCCGGGGAGGTCGCAGAACCGGACGTCGACGTACTCGACGCCCTCGTCCCTGGCGAGTTTGAAAATGTCGTCGGGCGTCTTTTCGGACACGGCATGCTCCTTTGCGTGGTCCGCCGCGGGCTGACGGTGACAGCGGAACCGTCGTGCGCGGCGCCCTCTCATTGATGCACGCCGCGGCGCTCTCCGCATCCGGGCGCGGACCACTGTGGCCGCGCAGCCGTCGAAGCCGAGCGCAAACCGGTTGACCTACCGCGCTT
This genomic window from Mycobacterium saskatchewanense contains:
- a CDS encoding DUF3349 domain-containing protein; this encodes MSASGVVARIVRFLRVGYPQGVPATDTFPLLALLRRRLTDEEVMQIGEELVRHGDLPADATTIQVMVTKITDQLPSHDEVERVRRHLENRGWPASDDFQASNG
- a CDS encoding NAD-binding protein, which produces MAEIFQFHREIIVSGDDALSKTIAEELRGAGARIIRINTAADLLGAGVHRARAVVCAGPNDAVNLEIALLAREYSPNVRVVARLANDVLREAVTAVNGPGAILDVADLATPSIVEAVLSRNAHQFGTAGIEFVVWGSEAPYDGTLREIYADLAPVAVVHGKNSPAPGEVVPCPGRDLRVYTGDWTSMIGAKDELEARGIILPPATATRSRHSRMRRVVDAARAMRDDVNPMLFPSLAFALLLTLGATAVVRFGYQHPRMSWIDALYFASETVTTVGYGDFSFAQQSTFLRLFAVAVMFGGVIITALPVAFLADLLLSRRFVQTAGLRRARHMRDHVVVVGLGSVGIRVVSDLVAAGYDVLVIEQDENNRFLPTAAELDVPVIFGDSTMRQTLESARVDRARGVAVVTHDDMENIETGIVLSEILGSDTKVPIVMRVQGRALGAAVNARFGFENVRSIVDLAAPWFIGAAMGLQVLGTFWVGQRSFMVGGMVVAAGSELDGLRMVELSTQTRVIAITRPEGPIRLRPRRDARLEAGDTVYLIGPYRELIATLRKGQPPAMTTIGGERAATLAAARSQHGRVARPPRWAQDAEV
- the glnA gene encoding type I glutamate--ammonia ligase; this encodes MSEKTPDDIFKLARDEGVEYVDVRFCDLPGTMQHFTIPIYVFDEDVFEEGLAFDGSSIRGFQSIHESDMLLLPDAETATIDPFRAAKTLNVNFFVHDPFTLELYSRDPRNVARKAENYLISSGMADTAYFGPEAEFYIFDSVSFDSTINGSFYKVDATSGWWNTGEATEPDGSPNLGYKVRPKGGYFPVAPTDHYVDLRDEILTHLTNAGFSLEKGHHEVGSGGQAEINYKFNTLLHAADDLQMYKYIVKQTAWRAGKTVTFMPKPLFGDNGSGMHCHQSLWKDGVPLMYDETGYAGLSDIARHYIGGLLYHAPSLLAFTNPTVNSYKRLVPGYEAPINLVYSQRNRSACVRIPITGRNPKAKRLEFRCPDSSGNPYLSFAAMLMAGLDGIKHKIEPPPPIDKDLYELPPEEAADIPQAPTQLSAVIDRLEEDHEYLTEGGVFTPDLIATWINYKRDYEIAPFNLRPTPYEFAMYYDV